GACGGGCCTAGAGCGAGCCGCGTCGTTTTAGCAGTTTGCGAACGAACGACGCCGGCCGGCGTTACGGCTTCTTTTGCATTTCCGCAGCCCGCAGGAAGCGATCGTAGTCGCCGACGACGGTCTTGAGCTGCAGCAATTTCCCAGCGCGATAGAGTGCGACGGGGACTTCGGTGCCGACCTTCGTGAGGCTGATGATGTTCACGAGGTGGCTGTCGTTGTCGATCGGCGTGCCGTTGAAGTTGAGGATCACATCGTCGACCTGAAACGCCGATGTCTCGGCCGGCGAACCGGGAGTGATCCGAATCACATGCGCCCCGACGCGCCGCGGCAACCCGAGCTTCTCCGCCGTTTCGGAGCTGAACTTCGAGTCGAGCGTGACCCCAAGGAACGCTCGCACCACGGAGCCGTTTTCGATCAACTGCTTCGCGACGACCATCGCCATGTTGATCGGGATGCTGAAGCCGATCCCTTCGTTGCCCCCCGACTGGCTGGCGATCGCCGTGTTGATACCGATCACTTCGCCGCGAAGGCTGATGAGCGGCCCGCCGCTGTTGCCGGGATTGATCGCGGCGTCGGTCTGAATGAAATCTTGGAAGCGCACGGTGCCGTCGCCGAGCTCCAAGTCGCGACGTCCTTTAGCGCTGATGATCCCATAAGTCACGGAATGGCTCAGACCGAACGGGCTTCCCACCGCGACCGCGAAGTCGCCGATTTCGAGCTTATCGCTGTCGCCGATGCGAGCCGGCACCAGGCCTGTGGCGGTCGTCGCCATCACGGCGACGTCGGTATCTTTGTCGGCCCAGACTTTTTCCGGATGGATCGTCCGGCCGTCGGACAGACCGATGTTGATGTCGCGCAGGGCCGCATCGCGGATCACATGGCGATTCGTCAAGACATACATCTTGCGATCGAGCTCGATGACGACGCCGCTGCCGGCTTCTTCGACGGTTCGCGTCTTCCCGTAAACGCGACCACCTTCGCTGCGCTGGGCCTCGATATGCACGACCGTCGGACCGACGAGCTTCACGAC
This region of Planctomycetia bacterium genomic DNA includes:
- a CDS encoding trypsin-like peptidase domain-containing protein — protein: MLRARRVRSVESLCVGLLCWGLMPFTAASVASGQDHTPPLHRPEVRDQLYQQLYRDVAELEKHGNVLKTVVKLVGPTVVHIEAQRSEGGRVYGKTRTVEEAGSGVVIELDRKMYVLTNRHVIRDAALRDINIGLSDGRTIHPEKVWADKDTDVAVMATTATGLVPARIGDSDKLEIGDFAVAVGSPFGLSHSVTYGIISAKGRRDLELGDGTVRFQDFIQTDAAINPGNSGGPLISLRGEVIGINTAIASQSGGNEGIGFSIPINMAMVVAKQLIENGSVVRAFLGVTLDSKFSSETAEKLGLPRRVGAHVIRITPGSPAETSAFQVDDVILNFNGTPIDNDSHLVNIISLTKVGTEVPVALYRAGKLLQLKTVVGDYDRFLRAAEMQKKP